In one Pseudarthrobacter oxydans genomic region, the following are encoded:
- a CDS encoding DUF2254 domain-containing protein has product MNGRSAHWLDSLRTRLWPLPLLAVTLAVVLGMALPALDGNVDGQLPRSVTVFLFSGGPAAARSVLQAISGSLITVTSLTFSLTVVTLQLASSQFSPRLLRTFTSDRFVHGTLALFLAAFAFALTVLRSVRDEGSGNTPFVPEISVTLAFVLAIASVVGLVLFLSHLTREIRVETMMRRVNVETQETIDRVFPEDRPGRGPEPCPGPGSVPITCASSGFLTSLDKDALLEAAKDSGAVLRIDREPGSSLVQGVPFATAWPVAPGATFTAETREKLAKATNAAVATGFERTNVQDVGFGFRQLVDVAARALSPGINDPTTAVHVIGHLSALLCRLAERNPGPEFLVDDDGRVRVVLSLPGLGDFLDIAMNQPRHYGAADSAVAARLLRLLQELAWCDGEGRYRAEIVDHLGRMRNAIGSADYSTAERQGLLDLSDSIAKVILM; this is encoded by the coding sequence ATGAACGGGCGCAGCGCACACTGGCTCGATTCCCTGCGGACCCGGTTGTGGCCGCTTCCGCTGCTGGCGGTTACCCTGGCCGTGGTGCTGGGCATGGCCCTGCCGGCGCTGGACGGCAACGTTGACGGCCAGCTGCCCCGGAGCGTCACAGTCTTCCTCTTCAGCGGAGGCCCGGCAGCGGCCAGGTCCGTCCTGCAGGCGATCTCGGGCTCGCTCATCACGGTGACGTCCCTGACGTTTTCGCTCACCGTGGTCACGCTGCAGCTGGCCAGCAGTCAGTTCTCGCCCCGGCTGCTGCGGACCTTTACCTCTGACCGGTTTGTCCACGGAACCCTGGCGCTTTTCCTGGCAGCGTTCGCCTTCGCCCTGACCGTCCTTCGGAGTGTCCGGGACGAAGGCAGTGGAAACACCCCCTTCGTTCCGGAAATCTCCGTCACGCTGGCCTTCGTGCTCGCCATCGCCAGCGTCGTGGGGCTGGTTCTCTTCCTGTCGCATCTCACCCGCGAGATCCGCGTGGAGACCATGATGCGCAGGGTCAACGTGGAAACCCAGGAAACCATTGACAGGGTCTTCCCCGAAGACCGCCCCGGCCGCGGGCCCGAGCCTTGTCCGGGGCCCGGCAGCGTTCCCATCACCTGCGCTTCCTCGGGCTTCCTGACCTCCTTGGACAAGGACGCACTCCTGGAGGCTGCGAAAGACTCCGGGGCTGTTCTGCGAATAGACCGGGAGCCCGGCAGCTCATTGGTGCAGGGCGTCCCCTTCGCCACCGCCTGGCCTGTGGCGCCGGGAGCAACCTTCACCGCCGAAACCCGGGAGAAGCTGGCGAAAGCCACCAATGCCGCCGTCGCCACCGGGTTTGAGCGCACCAACGTCCAGGACGTCGGATTCGGGTTCCGGCAGCTTGTGGATGTTGCCGCGCGTGCGCTCTCCCCGGGTATCAACGATCCCACCACGGCAGTGCACGTCATCGGGCACCTTTCGGCCCTCCTGTGCAGGCTGGCTGAGCGGAACCCCGGACCGGAATTTCTGGTTGACGACGACGGGCGGGTCAGGGTGGTGCTGTCTCTTCCCGGGCTTGGGGACTTCCTGGACATCGCCATGAACCAGCCCCGGCATTATGGGGCCGCGGATTCGGCCGTCGCGGCCCGGCTCCTCAGGCTCCTCCAGGAACTCGCGTGGTGTGATGGGGAGGGCCGGTACCGGGCGGAGATCGTGGACCACCTTGGGCGCATGCGCAACGCCATCGGGAGCGCGGACTATTCAACCGCCGAACGGCAAGGCCTGCTGGACCTGTCTGATTCCATCGCAAAAGTAATACTCATGTGA
- a CDS encoding DUF3040 domain-containing protein: MGMSEEERRRLEMLEKELASSDPGLDQKLQVGAPGGHPREAAAMARGVLAFIAAFALVIVGIATELVVVGAAGFLLMVAAAHWFLRDYHFQDWPERHRKPPEAATPG, from the coding sequence ATGGGAATGTCGGAGGAAGAGCGCAGGCGCCTTGAAATGCTCGAAAAGGAGCTGGCGTCCAGTGATCCGGGCCTGGACCAGAAACTGCAGGTTGGTGCGCCCGGCGGGCATCCGCGCGAGGCAGCCGCTATGGCGCGCGGAGTGCTGGCCTTCATCGCCGCATTCGCACTCGTTATCGTGGGGATTGCCACCGAACTCGTCGTTGTGGGGGCGGCCGGCTTCCTGCTGATGGTTGCCGCCGCCCATTGGTTCCTCCGGGACTACCACTTCCAGGACTGGCCGGAAAGGCACCGGAAACCCCCTGAAGCGGCCACTCCCGGGTGA
- a CDS encoding CsbD family protein produces MGLDDKIGNAAEKLGGKGKEATGEATGDDRLKAEGQADQAKGDLKQAGEKVKDAFKKD; encoded by the coding sequence ATGGGTTTGGACGACAAGATTGGTAACGCAGCCGAGAAGCTTGGCGGCAAGGGTAAAGAGGCCACGGGCGAGGCAACAGGCGACGACCGCCTGAAGGCCGAAGGCCAGGCAGACCAGGCCAAGGGCGACCTGAAGCAGGCCGGCGAAAAGGTCAAGGACGCTTTCAAGAAGGACTGA
- a CDS encoding metalloregulator ArsR/SmtB family transcription factor, which produces MSSQPGSKAISAADVPSLVHHVTPGPELLEAASATLRMLAEPTRLHLLWQLSQGPRTVTELTAAVGVPRTVASQHLAKLRLSGLVDTRKDGRHVIYSLHDGHLARLIRETINHADHRITGEPAHG; this is translated from the coding sequence GTGAGCAGCCAGCCCGGTAGCAAAGCCATCTCCGCCGCTGACGTGCCGTCCCTGGTCCACCACGTGACCCCGGGGCCGGAACTGCTGGAGGCGGCTTCCGCAACCCTTCGGATGCTCGCTGAGCCGACGCGCCTGCACCTGCTCTGGCAGCTGTCCCAGGGCCCCAGGACCGTTACGGAGCTGACGGCAGCCGTGGGTGTCCCGCGGACAGTGGCAAGCCAGCACCTGGCAAAGCTCCGCCTGAGCGGGCTGGTGGACACCCGCAAGGACGGCCGCCACGTGATCTACTCACTCCACGACGGCCACCTGGCGCGGCTCATCCGTGAAACCATCAACCACGCTGACCACCGCATCACGGGCGAACCCGCCCACGGATAA
- a CDS encoding MFS transporter has translation MLSVLRNITYRRLFAAQMVALIGTGLLTVALGLLAYDLAGTNAGSVLGTALTVKMFAYVGLAPVINALAARWPTKRVLIGADVVRAAMALSLPFITDAWQIYVAVFLLQSASATFTPAFQSLIPTVLPDERDYTRALSLSRLAYDMEALASPAIAALLLTVVGYSNLFLGTVFGFLSSAALVAISALPKPMPAAVRQASLWHRTTLGARIFWRNRRLRSLLALNMVVAAPTALVLVNTVVYVREVLLRPETDLALALACFGTGSMIVALSAPRALGRFGDRSVMLAGAAAIPFVLACAAALSVRPAGGGWWLLLGLWLLLGAASATILTPSSRLLRHASTVDTRPYVFAAQFSLSHACYIITYPLAGWVGAAAGLGWAALALTIVAMIGSAGAFLSWPRHDDAEATDRAEKEQDSEQPAR, from the coding sequence TTGTTGTCGGTGCTGCGGAACATCACGTACCGCCGGCTGTTTGCCGCGCAGATGGTTGCGCTGATCGGCACGGGCCTGCTGACGGTTGCCCTCGGGCTGCTGGCCTATGACCTTGCCGGCACCAATGCCGGGTCCGTCCTGGGGACTGCGTTGACGGTCAAGATGTTTGCCTACGTGGGCCTGGCGCCGGTGATCAATGCGCTGGCGGCCCGGTGGCCGACGAAGCGGGTCCTCATCGGGGCCGACGTGGTGCGCGCGGCGATGGCGCTGTCCCTGCCGTTCATCACGGACGCCTGGCAGATCTACGTGGCGGTCTTCCTGCTCCAGTCCGCCTCCGCCACCTTCACTCCTGCCTTCCAGTCGCTGATCCCCACCGTCCTGCCGGATGAGCGGGACTACACCCGGGCGCTGTCCCTGTCCCGGCTGGCCTATGACATGGAAGCCCTGGCCAGCCCGGCCATAGCCGCGCTGCTGCTGACCGTGGTGGGCTACAGCAACCTGTTCCTCGGGACGGTTTTCGGCTTCCTGTCCTCCGCCGCCTTGGTGGCCATCAGTGCCCTGCCCAAACCCATGCCAGCTGCGGTGCGGCAGGCCTCGCTGTGGCACCGCACCACCCTGGGCGCCAGGATCTTCTGGCGGAACCGGCGGCTGCGGTCGCTGCTGGCCCTCAACATGGTGGTCGCGGCCCCCACGGCACTGGTGCTGGTCAACACTGTGGTGTACGTACGGGAGGTCCTGCTGCGGCCGGAAACTGACCTGGCCCTGGCGCTGGCCTGCTTCGGCACGGGGTCCATGATTGTGGCATTGTCCGCCCCGCGGGCGCTCGGCCGGTTCGGGGACAGGTCCGTGATGCTCGCTGGCGCCGCCGCCATCCCCTTCGTCCTGGCCTGCGCCGCTGCGCTCTCCGTGCGCCCCGCCGGAGGCGGGTGGTGGCTGCTGCTGGGCCTGTGGCTGCTGCTGGGCGCTGCCAGCGCCACCATCCTCACGCCGTCGTCAAGGCTCCTCCGCCACGCGTCCACCGTGGACACCCGTCCCTACGTTTTTGCGGCGCAGTTCTCCCTCTCGCACGCCTGCTACATCATCACTTATCCGCTGGCCGGGTGGGTGGGCGCCGCGGCGGGCCTGGGCTGGGCTGCGCTGGCCCTGACAATTGTTGCGATGATAGGCAGTGCAGGAGCATTCCTTTCCTGGCCGCGGCATGATGACGCGGAGGCCACGGACCGCGCAGAGAAGGAGCAGGACAGTGAGCAGCCAGCCCGGTAG
- a CDS encoding GAF and ANTAR domain-containing protein: protein MSRLPLDDLTAAVARIRGLLLSQEKADRAVGLLAQAIKETMPGAPGTGASLLDPGGGLISSGSTDAVVRQADAAQYELREGPCLMAWAAEEVVIVHDVHTDGRWPRWASAVAGLPVRSVASAPLLAGKDSIGALKIYSALPGQYDEDRGRTLALFAGAAATLVAHVQGSEAPLRMSEQLKATLASRDTINRACGVLMERHGITHDQALQQLIQDARAAGASLVQVSGKLVERV, encoded by the coding sequence GTGAGCCGCCTTCCCCTCGACGACCTGACCGCGGCTGTGGCGCGCATCCGCGGGTTGCTCTTGAGCCAGGAGAAGGCTGACAGGGCGGTCGGCCTGCTGGCCCAGGCGATCAAGGAAACCATGCCGGGCGCACCCGGAACAGGGGCCTCGCTCCTGGATCCGGGCGGCGGGCTGATCAGCAGCGGCTCCACGGATGCCGTGGTGAGGCAGGCCGACGCCGCGCAGTACGAACTGCGTGAGGGCCCGTGCCTCATGGCGTGGGCAGCGGAAGAAGTGGTCATCGTGCACGACGTCCACACGGACGGGCGGTGGCCCCGCTGGGCGTCGGCCGTTGCCGGGCTGCCCGTCCGCTCCGTGGCCAGCGCGCCGCTGCTGGCAGGAAAGGATTCGATCGGAGCCTTGAAAATCTATTCAGCCCTGCCCGGGCAGTATGACGAAGACCGCGGCCGCACCCTGGCCCTGTTCGCCGGAGCAGCGGCGACTCTTGTGGCCCACGTCCAAGGCAGCGAGGCGCCGCTTCGGATGTCCGAACAGCTCAAAGCCACGTTGGCCAGCCGGGACACCATCAACCGCGCCTGCGGGGTGCTGATGGAACGCCACGGCATCACCCATGACCAGGCACTCCAACAGCTGATCCAGGACGCTCGGGCGGCCGGTGCCTCTTTGGTGCAGGTCAGTGGAAAGCTGGTCGAGCGAGTATGA
- a CDS encoding amino acid transporter produces MTTLSRPPADPSAPRPRGMQAFRLWLLFGLQDSKGTHLGPGVAASSHGKVHPWWQVMCLTGVDYFSTLGYQPAIAALAAGVVSPVATMVLVAVTLLGALPVYRRVAVESHHGEGSIAMLERLLPSWGGKLLVLVLLGFAATDFMITMTLSAADATAHLIENPVVPDWLHGQNVLVTLFLLALLGAVFLRGFKEAIAVAVVLVVLYLGLNAVVVGASLVQISTQPVVVGDWWATLLTSHGDPLMAVAVALIVFPKLALGLSGFETGVAVMPQVRGDENDTEEHPAGRIKGTRRMLTGAAAIMSGFLIATSFITVVLIPEQEFQPGGQANGRALAYLAHEYLGVGFGSIYDISTIAILWFAGASAMAGLLNLVPRYLPRYGMAPGWARAVRPLVLVFTLVSFLITYLFDADVDAQGGAYATGVLVLMTSAAVAVTLSAQRGGHRGRALGFGAIALVFTYTTIANVFERPEGTRIAGVFVLGTIVISLLSRVGRSFELHATRVHLDQQALEFMSSTLEGPIAIIAHEPLRKSAEAYRHKLASAIDVSHLPVEHEPLFLEVIVDDSSDFETELFVRGVTRHGYNVLEVHGPVVPNTIASVLLHIRDVTGLMPHIYFRWTEGNPITNLLRFLFLGEGEIATVTREVLREAVPDVTRRPWVHVG; encoded by the coding sequence ATGACCACGTTGAGCAGGCCGCCAGCTGATCCCTCCGCGCCGCGGCCGAGGGGAATGCAAGCCTTCAGGCTGTGGCTTCTGTTCGGGCTCCAGGACAGCAAAGGCACCCACCTTGGGCCCGGCGTGGCGGCGTCCTCCCACGGGAAGGTCCATCCATGGTGGCAGGTCATGTGCCTGACGGGTGTCGACTATTTCTCCACCCTTGGCTACCAGCCTGCCATCGCCGCGCTCGCTGCCGGCGTCGTTTCGCCCGTCGCCACAATGGTGCTGGTCGCCGTGACGTTGCTGGGCGCCCTGCCCGTCTACAGGCGGGTCGCCGTCGAAAGCCACCACGGGGAAGGCTCCATCGCCATGCTCGAGCGGTTGCTGCCCAGCTGGGGCGGCAAGCTCCTGGTCCTGGTCCTGCTCGGCTTCGCCGCCACCGACTTCATGATTACCATGACCCTCTCCGCTGCAGACGCCACCGCCCATCTGATTGAGAACCCGGTTGTGCCGGACTGGCTGCACGGACAGAACGTCCTTGTCACCCTGTTCCTCCTGGCGTTGCTGGGCGCCGTCTTCCTGCGCGGTTTCAAGGAAGCCATCGCCGTCGCGGTGGTCCTGGTGGTCCTGTACCTCGGCTTGAATGCCGTGGTGGTGGGCGCCTCGCTGGTTCAAATCTCCACCCAACCGGTCGTCGTCGGCGACTGGTGGGCCACCCTGCTGACTTCCCACGGGGACCCGCTCATGGCGGTGGCAGTCGCCCTGATTGTTTTCCCGAAATTGGCGCTGGGGCTTTCCGGCTTCGAAACCGGCGTTGCGGTCATGCCCCAGGTCAGGGGCGACGAGAACGACACCGAAGAACATCCTGCGGGCCGTATCAAGGGAACGCGGCGGATGCTTACCGGTGCCGCGGCGATCATGAGCGGGTTCCTCATCGCCACCAGCTTCATCACCGTCGTCCTGATTCCGGAGCAGGAATTCCAGCCCGGCGGCCAGGCGAACGGGCGTGCCTTGGCCTACCTTGCCCATGAATACCTCGGCGTCGGCTTCGGGAGCATCTACGACATCAGCACCATCGCCATCCTGTGGTTTGCCGGCGCCTCCGCCATGGCAGGCCTGTTGAACCTGGTTCCCCGGTACCTTCCCCGTTACGGCATGGCCCCGGGGTGGGCCAGGGCCGTGCGCCCGCTTGTGCTCGTGTTCACCCTTGTCAGCTTCCTCATCACTTACCTCTTTGACGCCGACGTCGACGCGCAGGGCGGCGCGTACGCAACCGGCGTCCTGGTGCTCATGACCTCCGCAGCGGTCGCCGTCACGCTGTCCGCGCAGCGAGGGGGCCACCGGGGACGCGCCCTCGGGTTCGGCGCAATCGCCCTGGTTTTCACCTACACCACCATTGCAAACGTCTTCGAACGCCCCGAGGGCACCAGAATCGCCGGGGTTTTCGTTCTCGGCACCATCGTGATTTCCCTGCTGTCCCGCGTCGGGCGCTCCTTTGAGCTGCACGCAACCCGTGTCCACCTGGACCAGCAGGCCCTGGAATTCATGTCCAGCACCCTCGAAGGCCCCATCGCCATCATCGCCCACGAGCCTCTGCGGAAATCCGCAGAGGCATACCGGCACAAGCTCGCCTCAGCCATCGACGTCAGCCACCTGCCCGTCGAACACGAGCCGCTGTTCCTTGAAGTGATCGTCGATGACTCCTCCGATTTCGAAACGGAACTGTTTGTCCGCGGTGTGACCCGCCACGGCTACAACGTCCTCGAAGTCCACGGGCCCGTGGTCCCGAACACCATCGCCTCCGTCCTGCTCCACATCAGGGACGTCACCGGGCTGATGCCGCACATCTACTTCCGCTGGACGGAGGGCAACCCGATCACCAACCTTCTGCGGTTCCTGTTTCTCGGGGAAGGCGAAATCGCTACAGTCACGAGGGAAGTGCTGCGGGAAGCCGTTCCGGACGTCACCAGGCGCCCCTGGGTCCATGTCGGGTGA
- a CDS encoding GlsB/YeaQ/YmgE family stress response membrane protein, which yields MIGFIVAGLIIGALARLIKPGKQNLGLLATLLLGLAGSVIGGVVASLLGTGDIFELNFLGFIVAVIASVLLVGTAEAVAGRRSSVRR from the coding sequence GTGATCGGATTCATCGTTGCAGGCCTCATCATCGGCGCACTTGCCCGCCTCATCAAGCCGGGCAAGCAGAACCTGGGCCTGCTGGCCACCCTCCTGCTGGGCCTTGCCGGCTCCGTCATCGGCGGCGTGGTGGCTTCGCTCCTGGGCACCGGGGACATTTTCGAGCTGAACTTCCTGGGCTTCATCGTGGCCGTCATCGCCTCGGTGCTCCTGGTGGGAACGGCTGAAGCGGTGGCCGGCCGCCGGAGTTCAGTACGCCGCTAA
- the nhaA gene encoding Na+/H+ antiporter NhaA, with protein sequence MNHPSPITPPSPPRKPAVFSRGSYAEALRIGEILRKETVGGALLVSAALIALLWANSPASDSYFALRDFKVGYEPWHLDLSLGAWAADGLLAIFFFLVGLELKREFVAGDLRQISKSIVPVTAAAGGVLVPALIYAAINFTSPETLRGWAIPTATDIAFAVAVLAIIGSHLPSALRIFLLTLAVVDDLIAITIIAFFYTSDLQPVPLLLALIPLAIYAFLAQKFRYFFGRKVLASWFILLPLGAVTWALVHASGIHATVAGVLLGFAIPVIRSQAGGGPEAGPGLAEIFEHRFRPISAGIAVPVFAFFSAGVAVGGLEGLASALADPVALGIIAALVLGKPIGILGTTWVLTKATRAELDTSFKWIDVFGVALLAGIGFTVSLLVAELSFGQGTLQDDHAKVGILAASLLAALLATAVLKARNRHYRVAEELEKVDADQDGIPDVYQGRA encoded by the coding sequence ATGAACCATCCCTCGCCGATTACGCCCCCTTCTCCGCCACGGAAGCCCGCGGTCTTTTCCCGCGGCAGCTACGCGGAGGCGCTCCGGATCGGGGAGATTCTCCGCAAGGAAACAGTGGGCGGGGCCCTGCTGGTCTCCGCTGCGCTCATCGCCCTCCTCTGGGCCAACTCGCCGGCGTCGGACAGCTACTTTGCCCTCCGCGATTTCAAGGTGGGCTACGAGCCCTGGCACCTTGACCTCAGCCTCGGCGCCTGGGCAGCGGACGGACTGCTGGCCATCTTCTTCTTCCTGGTGGGCCTGGAGCTCAAACGCGAGTTCGTTGCCGGGGATCTTCGCCAGATCAGCAAGTCGATAGTTCCTGTTACCGCAGCCGCGGGCGGCGTGCTGGTTCCGGCGCTCATCTATGCGGCAATCAACTTCACGAGTCCTGAAACCCTGCGCGGCTGGGCCATCCCCACGGCCACGGACATCGCCTTCGCCGTGGCGGTGCTGGCCATTATCGGCTCACACCTGCCCAGCGCACTGCGGATCTTCCTGCTGACGCTGGCTGTGGTGGACGACCTCATCGCCATCACCATCATCGCGTTCTTCTACACCAGCGACCTGCAGCCCGTGCCGCTGCTCCTGGCCCTCATTCCGTTGGCCATCTATGCGTTCCTGGCCCAGAAGTTCCGCTACTTCTTCGGCCGCAAGGTCCTTGCATCCTGGTTTATCCTGCTGCCCCTGGGCGCGGTCACCTGGGCCCTGGTGCATGCCTCAGGCATCCACGCCACCGTCGCCGGGGTCCTGCTGGGCTTCGCCATCCCCGTCATCCGGTCACAGGCCGGCGGCGGCCCGGAGGCAGGGCCAGGCCTGGCGGAAATCTTCGAGCACCGGTTCAGGCCCATTTCTGCGGGCATCGCGGTACCCGTCTTCGCGTTCTTTTCCGCCGGCGTGGCGGTGGGCGGCCTGGAAGGACTGGCTTCAGCGCTCGCGGACCCGGTGGCCCTGGGCATCATCGCGGCGCTTGTGCTGGGCAAACCGATCGGCATCCTGGGCACCACGTGGGTCCTGACCAAGGCCACCAGGGCGGAGCTGGACACCTCGTTCAAGTGGATCGATGTCTTCGGCGTGGCACTCCTGGCCGGCATCGGCTTCACGGTGTCGCTGCTGGTGGCCGAGCTGAGCTTTGGGCAGGGCACCCTGCAGGACGACCACGCCAAGGTGGGCATCTTGGCCGCGTCCCTGCTCGCCGCCCTGCTGGCCACGGCCGTGCTGAAGGCCCGGAACCGGCACTACCGGGTGGCCGAAGAACTGGAAAAGGTGGACGCCGACCAGGACGGCATCCCGGACGTGTACCAGGGCAGGGCCTAA
- a CDS encoding CHRD domain-containing protein, translating into MNKTLRYLAVPTLALGALALSGAPAMAQDGANHYQSTLGQINGSAGSGSITLDVTGNQAHVVLKVSGLPATFMDAPYPHVQHIHGGAQGTCPGPSADKDGDQVISTTEGAPSYGGIVTTLSTSGDTSPAAGLDLKVGGQGAAYTVDRTFELNAETKAALQAGTAVVVVHGLDPATLSAAGQAAKSDLAPTLPLAATSPALCGTLVAGQMKMPSGGADTGIPQETGTGTAALAAGGGLALAALAGGAYVARRRNSGSAA; encoded by the coding sequence ATGAACAAGACACTTCGTTACCTCGCTGTTCCCACCCTCGCTCTGGGGGCCCTTGCCCTTTCCGGAGCCCCAGCCATGGCCCAGGACGGCGCTAACCATTACCAGTCCACCCTGGGCCAGATCAACGGCAGCGCAGGCTCGGGCAGCATCACCCTTGATGTCACTGGCAACCAGGCCCACGTTGTCCTCAAGGTTTCGGGCCTGCCCGCCACCTTCATGGATGCCCCGTACCCGCACGTTCAGCACATCCATGGCGGAGCCCAGGGAACCTGCCCGGGCCCTTCTGCCGACAAGGACGGCGACCAGGTCATCTCCACCACCGAGGGCGCCCCGTCCTACGGCGGCATCGTCACCACCCTTTCCACCAGCGGCGACACCAGCCCCGCCGCAGGCCTTGACCTGAAGGTCGGCGGCCAGGGCGCCGCATACACCGTCGACCGCACGTTTGAACTGAATGCCGAGACCAAGGCGGCTCTCCAGGCAGGCACCGCCGTGGTGGTGGTCCACGGCCTTGACCCCGCAACCCTCAGCGCAGCCGGCCAGGCGGCAAAGAGCGACCTCGCACCCACCCTCCCGCTGGCTGCCACGTCCCCGGCCCTGTGCGGGACCCTGGTGGCCGGACAGATGAAGATGCCGTCAGGCGGCGCTGACACCGGCATTCCCCAGGAAACCGGCACCGGCACCGCAGCCCTCGCGGCGGGCGGTGGCCTCGCCCTGGCTGCCCTCGCCGGCGGCGCCTACGTGGCACGCCGCCGCAACTCCGGATCAGCCGCGTAA
- a CDS encoding sortase domain-bontaining protein, whose translation MTDTNSGRRGGVGASTAAGLLLALALGGCGSGMTGTSDAGAPPSAAVDSPPPAPAAAAPSVSTPAAAVPPAAGPAALARSEPVTLEIPAIGVRTDLLKLGLRENGSLEVPQDSGNGAPASWYNGSPTPGERGPSVILGHVNSPNGRGGVFADLRKLVPGMDIAVSRADGSTAVFTSDRGALYGKDSFPTLEVYGNTSGPELRLITCDGYDPATGLFDDNYVIYAKLKA comes from the coding sequence GTGACTGACACGAATTCCGGCCGCCGCGGGGGCGTTGGGGCCTCCACGGCGGCCGGGCTTCTGCTCGCCTTGGCCCTGGGCGGCTGCGGCTCCGGCATGACCGGAACGTCCGACGCCGGCGCCCCACCTTCCGCGGCCGTCGACTCTCCCCCGCCCGCCCCGGCTGCAGCGGCACCTTCCGTGTCCACCCCCGCAGCGGCCGTGCCTCCTGCCGCAGGACCTGCGGCCCTGGCCCGGTCCGAGCCGGTTACCCTGGAAATACCTGCCATCGGAGTGCGGACCGACCTCCTGAAACTCGGCCTGCGGGAGAACGGATCACTTGAGGTCCCCCAGGACAGCGGGAACGGTGCCCCGGCCAGCTGGTACAACGGATCCCCCACCCCTGGCGAACGCGGACCATCCGTCATTCTGGGCCACGTCAACTCGCCCAACGGACGCGGCGGCGTCTTCGCGGACCTCCGCAAGCTGGTCCCCGGGATGGACATCGCCGTTTCCCGCGCTGACGGCAGCACGGCCGTCTTCACCTCTGACCGCGGTGCGCTCTACGGCAAGGACAGCTTCCCCACGCTGGAGGTCTACGGAAACACCTCCGGCCCCGAACTGCGGCTGATCACCTGCGATGGCTACGATCCCGCCACCGGGCTCTTCGACGACAACTACGTGATCTATGCCAAGCTCAAAGCCTGA
- a CDS encoding PAS and ANTAR domain-containing protein: MTELRGPYTYSSALGDSPCGAGTFHVDLGSGKIRWSEGMFQLHGYRRGEVVPTLELLFSHKHPEDRPRCEEIVAQVVRTGGYFCMYHRVIDAQGRTRRVLTSGDGIVDDGRVTALEGVMIDLTATLQRETEQTAREAVVGATSTRTVIDQARGILMGQLKMGSEDAFQMLVSTSSHRNVKLVVVAAELVQLANSAESRNYLETAVKAIAMDGQRRPVRQQAG, encoded by the coding sequence GTGACGGAACTCCGTGGCCCTTACACCTACTCAAGCGCACTGGGGGACAGCCCCTGCGGTGCCGGAACGTTCCATGTGGATCTAGGGTCGGGGAAGATCCGCTGGTCCGAGGGCATGTTCCAGCTGCACGGATACCGGCGGGGCGAAGTTGTGCCCACCCTCGAGCTGCTGTTCTCCCACAAGCATCCCGAGGACAGGCCCCGGTGCGAGGAGATTGTTGCGCAGGTTGTCCGGACCGGCGGCTACTTCTGCATGTACCACCGCGTTATCGATGCCCAGGGGCGGACCCGGCGTGTTCTGACCTCCGGCGACGGGATTGTGGACGACGGCCGGGTCACAGCCCTGGAAGGGGTGATGATCGACCTCACCGCGACGCTCCAGCGCGAAACCGAGCAGACGGCGCGGGAAGCGGTGGTTGGGGCGACCTCCACCCGCACGGTGATTGACCAGGCACGCGGCATCCTCATGGGCCAGCTGAAGATGGGGTCGGAGGATGCCTTCCAAATGCTGGTCAGCACCAGCAGCCACCGGAACGTGAAGCTGGTGGTGGTCGCCGCAGAGCTCGTGCAGCTGGCCAACTCCGCGGAATCGCGCAACTACCTGGAGACGGCTGTAAAGGCCATTGCGATGGACGGGCAGCGGAGACCGGTTCGCCAGCAGGCCGGCTAG
- a CDS encoding heavy-metal-associated domain-containing protein, with protein sequence MFDIENRTALPLASSAGCSCCSPAAHAHKAPAAVVISDAGTGSRRTFAVEGLTCGHCVQTVEKAVSALDGVESASVDLVPGGRSGLTVTGTVSDTAVRQAVTSAGYSLASN encoded by the coding sequence ATGTTTGACATTGAAAACCGGACCGCGCTCCCCCTGGCCTCCAGTGCCGGCTGCAGCTGCTGCTCCCCTGCCGCACACGCACACAAGGCGCCAGCCGCCGTCGTAATTTCCGACGCCGGCACAGGCTCCCGGCGGACGTTCGCCGTTGAGGGCCTCACCTGCGGCCACTGCGTCCAGACCGTCGAGAAGGCCGTCTCCGCCCTTGACGGCGTTGAATCGGCATCCGTTGACCTCGTACCGGGCGGCCGTTCCGGCCTCACCGTGACGGGCACCGTTTCGGACACGGCGGTCCGGCAGGCCGTCACCTCGGCCGGGTACTCCCTGGCTTCCAACTGA